A region of Hippoglossus stenolepis isolate QCI-W04-F060 chromosome 7, HSTE1.2, whole genome shotgun sequence DNA encodes the following proteins:
- the csf1ra gene encoding macrophage colony-stimulating factor 1 receptor isoform X2, with protein MQPYLALLLGFVASAASVWRRPVIKFNSKVVGSSEVVVTPGNPLDLRCEGDGYVTWQTRLTKHKRYVSKGNRNFRTLKVEHPTAEFTGTYKCYYTAGSQQGGLTSSVHVYVQDPSRLFWTSSTSLRVVKKEGEDYLLPCLLTNPAATDLGLRMDNGTSVPPGMNFTVDRHRGIFIHNLHPSFNADYVCTARVNGVERTSKAFSINVIQKLRFPPYVFLETDEYVRIVGEELKIRCTTHNPNFNYNVTWKSTTKSKPTIEERVRSSGENRLDIESILTISAVDLADTGNISCIGTNEAGVNSSTTYLLVVDKPYIRLLPQLSPKLSRQGLLVEVNEGEDLELTVLIEAYPHIIEHRWRTPTSPNTSTQEHRFIRYNNRYHATLQLKRMNAQEQGQYTFYARSDLANASVTFQVQMYQRPVAVVRWENVTTLTCTSFGYPAPRIIWYQCFGIRPTCNENTSGLQLAIPLQAPTVEVQREEYGAVEVESVLTVGPSSQRMTVECVAFNLVGVSSDTFAMEVSDKLFTSTLTGAAGILAVLLLLLVFLFYKYKQKPRYEIRWKIIEARDGNNYTFIDPSQLPYNEKWEFPRDKLKLGKILGAGAFGKVVEATAYGLGKDDNILRVAVKMLKASAHSDEREALMSELKILSHLGHHKNIVNLLGACTYGGPVLVITEYCSLGDLLNFLRQKSETFVNFVMNMPDIMESSNDYKNICNQKHFIRSDSGISSELSSSYMEMRPSQPQNTEQTQDTVCEETGDWPLDIDDLLRFSFQVAQGLDFLAAKNCIHRDVAARNVLLTNRREAKICDFGLARDIMNDSNYVVKGNARLPVKWMAPESIFDCVYTVQSDVWSYGILLWEIFSLGKSPYPSMAVDSRFYKMVKRGYQMCQPDFAPPEIYAIMKMCWHLEPTERPTFSKISQMIERLLGDQPEQEQLIYQNVQQEVTEGEVCDESKGCNGPCDQSCDHEEEEQPLMKTNNYQFC; from the exons ATGCAGCCCTACCTCGCCCTGCTGCTGGGGTTCGTGGCCTCAGCTGCTTCAG taTGGAGGCGTCCAGTGATAAAGTTCAACTCCAAGGTGGTGGGGAGTTCCGAGGTGGTGGTGACACCCGGGAACCCTCTGGATCTGAGGTGTGAGGGCGACGGGTACGTCACCTGGCAGACCAGGCTCACCAAACACAAACGCTATGTGTCCAAGGGCAACAGGAACTTCCGCACCTTGAAGGTGGAGCATCCCACGGCAGAATTCACCGGAACGTACAAGTGCTATTATACGGCCGGGTCTCAGCAAGGTGGCCTGACCTCCTCAGTGCATGTGTACGTACAAG ATCCAAGCCGTCTGTTCTGGACCAGCAGCACCTCCCTGCGGGTGGTGAAGAAAGAGGGTGAGGACTACCTGCTGCCCTGCCTGCTCACCAACCCGGCCGCCACAGACCTGGGCCTCCGCATGGACAACGGCACCAGCGTGCCACCAGGCATGAACTTCACCGTCGACCGGCACCGGGGTATTTTCATCCACAACCTGCACCCGAGCTTCAACGCTGACTATGTCTGCACGGCCAGGGTCAACGGAGTGGAGAGGACGTCCAAGGCCTTTTCCATCAACGTCATTCAGA AGCTTCGTTTCCCTCCTTACGTCTTCTTGGAGACTGATGAGTACGTGCGCATCGTTGGGGAGGAACTGAAGATTCGCTGCACCACACACAACCCCAACTTCAACTACAACGTCACCTGGAAATCCACAACTAAGTCG AAACCAACCATCGAGGAGCGGGTTCGCTCCAGTGGAGAAAACCGCCTGGACATAGAGAGCATACTGACCATCTCCGCCGTGGACCTGgcagacacaggaaacatttcCTGCATTGGTACCAATGAAGCAGGGGTGAACAGTTCAACCACGTACCTGCTGGTTGTGG ACAAACCCTACATCAGGCTGCTGCCCCAGCTGTCCCCTAAACTGTCCCGCCAGGGTCTCTTGGTGGAGGTGAACGAGGGAGAAGATCTGGAGCTCACCGTGCTCATCGAAGCGTATCCTCACATCATAGAGCACAGGTGGCGCACGCCGACGTCTCCCAACACGTCCACACAGGAGCACAGGTTCATCCGATACAACAACAG ATACCATGCaactctgcagctgaagagaATGAACGCACAGGAGCAGGGCCAGTACACCTTTTATGCCAGGAGCGACTTGGCCAATGCATCCGTCACGTTCCAAGTCCAAATGTATC AGAGACCTGTTGCTGTGGTGAGATGGGAAAATGTAACCACACTCACTTGCACTTCATTTGGTTACCCCGCGCCCAGAATCATCTGGTACCAATGTTTTGGGATACGGCCTAC GTGCAATGAAAACACCTCGGGGCTGCAGTTGGCGATCCCTCTCCAGGCTCCCACCGTGGAGGTTCAGAGGGAGGAGTACGGCGCCGTGGAGGTGGAGAGCGTCCTCACCGTGGGGCCGTCCTCTCAGAGGATGACAGTGGAGTGCGTGGCCTTCAACCTCGTCGGCGTCAGCAGCGACACTTTCGCCATGGAGGTCTCCG ATAAGCTCTTCACTTCCACTCTGACTGGAGCCGCAGGAATCCTGGccgtcctcctgctgctcctggtTTTCCTCTTTTACAAATACAAGCAA aaacCCAGGTACGAGATCCGCTGGAAGATCATCGAGGCCAGAGATGGAAACAACTACACCTTCATCGACCCCAGCCAGCTGCCGTACAACGAGAAGTGGGAGTTCCCACGAGACAAGCTGAAGCTAG GAAAGATCCTGGGCGCTGGAGCTTTCGGGAAGGTTGTCGAGGCCACAGCTTACGGTCTGGGAAAGGACGACAACATTTTGCGTGTGGCTGTGAAAATGCTGAAAG CCAGTGCCCATTCCGATGAGAGGGAGGCCCTGATGTCTGAGCTGAAGATCCTGAGTCACCTGGGACACCACAAGAACATCGTCAATCTGCTGGGAGCCTGCACCTATGGGG gCCCAGTGCTTGTGATCACGGAGTACTGCAGCCTCGGCGACCTCCTGAACTTCCTTCGCCAGAAGTCCGAGACGTTTGTGAATTTTGTCATGAACATGCCCGACATCATGGAGAGCTCCAACGACTACAAGAACATCTGCAATCAGAAGCATTTCATCAGGAG TGACAGCGGGATCTCCAGCGAGCTATCGAGCAGCTACATGGAGATGAGGCCCAGCCAGCCGCAAAATACGGAGCAAACTCAgg ACACTGTGTGTGAGGAGACGGGCGACTGGCCCCTGGACATCGACGACTTGCTGAGGTTTTCTTTTCAAGTGGCTCAGGGCCTCGACTTTCTAGCTGCCAAAAAT TGTATTCACAGAGACGTGGCTGCCAGAAACGTCCTGTTGACCAACCGCAGAGAGGCCAAGATCTGTGACTTCGGCCTGGCTCGTGACATCATGAATGACTCCAACTACGTGGTGAAGGGCAAC GCGCGTCTGCCAGTGAAGTGGATGGCTCCGGAGAGTATTTTCGACTGTGTGTACACGGTGCAGAGCGATGTGTGGTCCTATGGAATCCTCCTGTGGGAAATCTTCTCTTTAG GCAAGAGCCCGTACCCCAGCATGGCAGTGGACTCCAGGTTCTACAAGATGGTGAAGCGTGGCTACCAGATGTGCCAACCAGACTTTGCCCCACCTGAAAT CTACGCGATCATGAAGATGTGCTGGCACCTGGAGCCCACGGAGCGCCCCACGTTCAGCAAGATCAGTCAGATGATAGAGAGGCTACTTGGGGACCAgccagagcaggagcag CTAATCTACCAGAATGTTCAGCAGGAGGTCACAGAGGGTGAAGTGTGTGACGAGTCCAAGGGCTGTAACGGCCCCTGTGACCAGTCTTGTGACcacgaggaagaggagcagcctcTGATGAAGACCAACAACTACCAGTTCTGTTGA
- the csf1ra gene encoding macrophage colony-stimulating factor 1 receptor isoform X1, whose translation MQPYLALLLGFVASAASAVWRRPVIKFNSKVVGSSEVVVTPGNPLDLRCEGDGYVTWQTRLTKHKRYVSKGNRNFRTLKVEHPTAEFTGTYKCYYTAGSQQGGLTSSVHVYVQDPSRLFWTSSTSLRVVKKEGEDYLLPCLLTNPAATDLGLRMDNGTSVPPGMNFTVDRHRGIFIHNLHPSFNADYVCTARVNGVERTSKAFSINVIQKLRFPPYVFLETDEYVRIVGEELKIRCTTHNPNFNYNVTWKSTTKSKPTIEERVRSSGENRLDIESILTISAVDLADTGNISCIGTNEAGVNSSTTYLLVVDKPYIRLLPQLSPKLSRQGLLVEVNEGEDLELTVLIEAYPHIIEHRWRTPTSPNTSTQEHRFIRYNNRYHATLQLKRMNAQEQGQYTFYARSDLANASVTFQVQMYQRPVAVVRWENVTTLTCTSFGYPAPRIIWYQCFGIRPTCNENTSGLQLAIPLQAPTVEVQREEYGAVEVESVLTVGPSSQRMTVECVAFNLVGVSSDTFAMEVSDKLFTSTLTGAAGILAVLLLLLVFLFYKYKQKPRYEIRWKIIEARDGNNYTFIDPSQLPYNEKWEFPRDKLKLGKILGAGAFGKVVEATAYGLGKDDNILRVAVKMLKASAHSDEREALMSELKILSHLGHHKNIVNLLGACTYGGPVLVITEYCSLGDLLNFLRQKSETFVNFVMNMPDIMESSNDYKNICNQKHFIRSDSGISSELSSSYMEMRPSQPQNTEQTQDTVCEETGDWPLDIDDLLRFSFQVAQGLDFLAAKNCIHRDVAARNVLLTNRREAKICDFGLARDIMNDSNYVVKGNARLPVKWMAPESIFDCVYTVQSDVWSYGILLWEIFSLGKSPYPSMAVDSRFYKMVKRGYQMCQPDFAPPEIYAIMKMCWHLEPTERPTFSKISQMIERLLGDQPEQEQLIYQNVQQEVTEGEVCDESKGCNGPCDQSCDHEEEEQPLMKTNNYQFC comes from the exons ATGCAGCCCTACCTCGCCCTGCTGCTGGGGTTCGTGGCCTCAGCTGCTTCAG cagtaTGGAGGCGTCCAGTGATAAAGTTCAACTCCAAGGTGGTGGGGAGTTCCGAGGTGGTGGTGACACCCGGGAACCCTCTGGATCTGAGGTGTGAGGGCGACGGGTACGTCACCTGGCAGACCAGGCTCACCAAACACAAACGCTATGTGTCCAAGGGCAACAGGAACTTCCGCACCTTGAAGGTGGAGCATCCCACGGCAGAATTCACCGGAACGTACAAGTGCTATTATACGGCCGGGTCTCAGCAAGGTGGCCTGACCTCCTCAGTGCATGTGTACGTACAAG ATCCAAGCCGTCTGTTCTGGACCAGCAGCACCTCCCTGCGGGTGGTGAAGAAAGAGGGTGAGGACTACCTGCTGCCCTGCCTGCTCACCAACCCGGCCGCCACAGACCTGGGCCTCCGCATGGACAACGGCACCAGCGTGCCACCAGGCATGAACTTCACCGTCGACCGGCACCGGGGTATTTTCATCCACAACCTGCACCCGAGCTTCAACGCTGACTATGTCTGCACGGCCAGGGTCAACGGAGTGGAGAGGACGTCCAAGGCCTTTTCCATCAACGTCATTCAGA AGCTTCGTTTCCCTCCTTACGTCTTCTTGGAGACTGATGAGTACGTGCGCATCGTTGGGGAGGAACTGAAGATTCGCTGCACCACACACAACCCCAACTTCAACTACAACGTCACCTGGAAATCCACAACTAAGTCG AAACCAACCATCGAGGAGCGGGTTCGCTCCAGTGGAGAAAACCGCCTGGACATAGAGAGCATACTGACCATCTCCGCCGTGGACCTGgcagacacaggaaacatttcCTGCATTGGTACCAATGAAGCAGGGGTGAACAGTTCAACCACGTACCTGCTGGTTGTGG ACAAACCCTACATCAGGCTGCTGCCCCAGCTGTCCCCTAAACTGTCCCGCCAGGGTCTCTTGGTGGAGGTGAACGAGGGAGAAGATCTGGAGCTCACCGTGCTCATCGAAGCGTATCCTCACATCATAGAGCACAGGTGGCGCACGCCGACGTCTCCCAACACGTCCACACAGGAGCACAGGTTCATCCGATACAACAACAG ATACCATGCaactctgcagctgaagagaATGAACGCACAGGAGCAGGGCCAGTACACCTTTTATGCCAGGAGCGACTTGGCCAATGCATCCGTCACGTTCCAAGTCCAAATGTATC AGAGACCTGTTGCTGTGGTGAGATGGGAAAATGTAACCACACTCACTTGCACTTCATTTGGTTACCCCGCGCCCAGAATCATCTGGTACCAATGTTTTGGGATACGGCCTAC GTGCAATGAAAACACCTCGGGGCTGCAGTTGGCGATCCCTCTCCAGGCTCCCACCGTGGAGGTTCAGAGGGAGGAGTACGGCGCCGTGGAGGTGGAGAGCGTCCTCACCGTGGGGCCGTCCTCTCAGAGGATGACAGTGGAGTGCGTGGCCTTCAACCTCGTCGGCGTCAGCAGCGACACTTTCGCCATGGAGGTCTCCG ATAAGCTCTTCACTTCCACTCTGACTGGAGCCGCAGGAATCCTGGccgtcctcctgctgctcctggtTTTCCTCTTTTACAAATACAAGCAA aaacCCAGGTACGAGATCCGCTGGAAGATCATCGAGGCCAGAGATGGAAACAACTACACCTTCATCGACCCCAGCCAGCTGCCGTACAACGAGAAGTGGGAGTTCCCACGAGACAAGCTGAAGCTAG GAAAGATCCTGGGCGCTGGAGCTTTCGGGAAGGTTGTCGAGGCCACAGCTTACGGTCTGGGAAAGGACGACAACATTTTGCGTGTGGCTGTGAAAATGCTGAAAG CCAGTGCCCATTCCGATGAGAGGGAGGCCCTGATGTCTGAGCTGAAGATCCTGAGTCACCTGGGACACCACAAGAACATCGTCAATCTGCTGGGAGCCTGCACCTATGGGG gCCCAGTGCTTGTGATCACGGAGTACTGCAGCCTCGGCGACCTCCTGAACTTCCTTCGCCAGAAGTCCGAGACGTTTGTGAATTTTGTCATGAACATGCCCGACATCATGGAGAGCTCCAACGACTACAAGAACATCTGCAATCAGAAGCATTTCATCAGGAG TGACAGCGGGATCTCCAGCGAGCTATCGAGCAGCTACATGGAGATGAGGCCCAGCCAGCCGCAAAATACGGAGCAAACTCAgg ACACTGTGTGTGAGGAGACGGGCGACTGGCCCCTGGACATCGACGACTTGCTGAGGTTTTCTTTTCAAGTGGCTCAGGGCCTCGACTTTCTAGCTGCCAAAAAT TGTATTCACAGAGACGTGGCTGCCAGAAACGTCCTGTTGACCAACCGCAGAGAGGCCAAGATCTGTGACTTCGGCCTGGCTCGTGACATCATGAATGACTCCAACTACGTGGTGAAGGGCAAC GCGCGTCTGCCAGTGAAGTGGATGGCTCCGGAGAGTATTTTCGACTGTGTGTACACGGTGCAGAGCGATGTGTGGTCCTATGGAATCCTCCTGTGGGAAATCTTCTCTTTAG GCAAGAGCCCGTACCCCAGCATGGCAGTGGACTCCAGGTTCTACAAGATGGTGAAGCGTGGCTACCAGATGTGCCAACCAGACTTTGCCCCACCTGAAAT CTACGCGATCATGAAGATGTGCTGGCACCTGGAGCCCACGGAGCGCCCCACGTTCAGCAAGATCAGTCAGATGATAGAGAGGCTACTTGGGGACCAgccagagcaggagcag CTAATCTACCAGAATGTTCAGCAGGAGGTCACAGAGGGTGAAGTGTGTGACGAGTCCAAGGGCTGTAACGGCCCCTGTGACCAGTCTTGTGACcacgaggaagaggagcagcctcTGATGAAGACCAACAACTACCAGTTCTGTTGA
- the pdgfrb gene encoding platelet-derived growth factor receptor beta, translating to MTRATASILHLTVTTLLCLCAQLHCLEITPNDKELVLAEGSSLTLTCSGFRETTWEFKRDDVPYFQVEQVQNVGQSYQIVQSGATSSVLTLQNVSWKHTGVYLCVDQHTGETKEVVVFVPDPDVWFIERFHGMVTKTSEESSIPCVVTNPNINVTLYERDTDMPIRGHYVPSEGYKAPLEDRTYVCRGELNGDVKESQAFYVFSISVPEAINAYINASKTVLKQGEPLTVNCTVHGVELVYFSWDIPNRELIEVEPLTDVLSATNMRSCLIFSRATVAHSGNYVCHVHEGMQDQSDSASVNITVLERGFVDVKAAEQQNISAKLQENVELRVEIEAYPPPQVRWSKDGATINGDKTITTRPEHEIRYITILTLVRVRTEQKGLYTVLVTNGDDTKEVTFDLEVRVPSQIKELTDLHLPGKRHLVTCVAEGVPTPTIEWYSCDSMLKCSNQTAVWQLLTPEPEELSIQTNVGYIETRKTSQVRSQVTFHKPQQVTVRCETSNQAGLVDRRDIKLVSGTPLFSQVTVLAAVFALLVIIIMAFIILVAVWRKKPRYEIRWKVIESVSQDGHEYIYVDPIHLPYDLAWEMSRDNLVLGRTLGSGAFGRVVEATAYGLAHSQSSTKVAVKMLKSTARRSETQALMSELKIMSHLGPHLNIVNLLGACTKNGPLYLVTEYCRYGDLVDYLHRNKHTFLQYYAEKNQDDGCLISGGSTPLSQRKGYVSSGSESDGGYMDMSKDEPSIYMPMQEQIDTIKYADIQPSPYESPYQQDIYQEQGDSRLDLAISDASILTYDDLLSFSYQVAKGMEFLASKNCVHRDLAARNVLICEGKLVKICDFGLARDIMHDSNYISKGSTFLPLKWMAPESIFHNLYTTLSDVWSYGILLWEIFTLGGTPYPDLPMNELFYSALKRGYRMTKPAHASDEVYDIMRKCWDEKFETRPEFSFLVHSMGNMLADGYKKRYNQVNDNFMKSDHPAVARTKPRLSSPFPIANPSFGSPASPATLSFPPDPYNQTLSPGNFRQEADTQDVITSYNEYIIPIPDPKPEEAFTDVPSESPASSEALEEESDSVSQDTADTLPEEDRLEETSERDALLGSSGTPEVEDSFL from the exons ATGACGAGGGCGACGGCGTCCATTCTCCATCTGACAGTTACAA CTCTCCTGTGCCTCTGCGCGCAGCTGCATTGCCTGGAGATAACACCCAACGACAAAGAGCTAGTCCTGGCCGAGGGCTCCTCCCTCACCCTTACCTGCTCCGGCTTCAGGGAGACGACTTGGGAGTTCAAGAGGGACGATGTGCCGTATTTCCAAGTGGAGCAAGTTCAAAATGTAGGCCAAAGCTATCAAATCGTGCAAAGCGGCGCCACATCTAGCGTTTTGACCCTGCAGAACGTGAGCTGGAAGCACACGGGGGTGTACCTGTGCGTTGATCAACACACTGGAGAAACTAAGGAGGTTGTCGTGTTCGTCCCAG ACCCTGATGTGTGGTTCATAGAGAGATTCCATGGCATGGTAACTAAGACCAGTGAGGAGAGCAGCATCCCCTGCGTGGTCACCAACCCAAACATCAACGTCACCCTGTACGAGAGGGACACTGACATGCCCATCAGAGGACATTATGTTCCCAGCGAGGGGTACAAGGCACCGCTGGAGGACAGGACCTACGTGTGTCGAGGAGAGCTGAACGGGGACGTGAAGGAGTCTCAGGCCTTCTACGTCTTCAGCATCTCTG TCCCCGAGGCCATCAACGCCTACATCAATGCATCAAAGACGGTCCTGAAACAAGGCGAACCGCTGACAGTCAACTGCACGGTGCACGGAGTGGAGCTGGTGTATTTCTCCTGGGATATCCCCAACAGAGAG CTGATTGAGGTGGAGCCGCTCACAGACGTCCTGTCGGCCACCAACATGCGCTCCTGCCTCATCTTCTCTCGAGCCACGGTGGCCCACAGCGGAAACTACGTCTGCCATGTCCACGAGGGCATGCAAGACCAGAGTGACTCTGCCAGCGTCAACATCACTGTGCTCG agcGAGGCTTCGTGGACGTGAAGGCTGCCgagcaacaaaacatttcagcCAAGTTGCAGGAGAACGTGGAGCTGAGAGTTGAGATTGAGGCCTACCCTCCCCCTCAGGTCCGCTGGAGCAAAGACGGTGCCACCATCAACGGAGACAAAACCATCACAACCAGACCAGAGCATGAGATCAG GTACATCACTATTCTCACCTTGGTGAGGGTGAGGACGGAGCAGAAGGGACTCTACACCGTCCTCGTCACCAACGGGGACGATACAAAGgaagtgacctttgacctggagGTTCGAG TTCCCTCTCAGATTAAAGAGCTGACCGACCTCCACCTCCCAGGGAAGAGACATTTGGTGACCTGTGTAGCTGAGGGGGTCCCAACCCCGACCATCGAGTGGTACAGCTGTGACAGCATGCTCAA GTGTAGCAACCAGACAGCGGTTTGGCAGCTGCTGACGCCAGAGCCGGAGGAACTGAGCATCCAAACCAACGTGGGCTACATCGAGACTCGGAAAACCAGTCAAGTCCGCAGCCAGGTGACCTTCCATAAGCCCCAGCAGGTCACTGTCCGCTGTGAGACCAGCAACCAAGCAGGCCTCGTCGACAGGAGGGACATCAAACTGGTGTCCGGCA CACCGCTGTTCTCCCAGGTGACAGTGTTGGCTGCTGTTTTCGCCCTGctggtcatcatcatcatggccTTCATCATCCTCGTCGCCGTGTGGAGGAAG AAACCTCGTTACGAGATCAGGTGGAAGGTGATCGAGTCTGTGAGCCAGGACGGTCATGAGTACATCTACGTGGACCCCATCCACCTGCCCTACGACCTGGCCTGGGAAATGTCTCGAGACAACCTGGTGCTGG gtcgCACTCTTGGATCAGGAGCCTTTGGCAGGGTGGTCGAGGCAACTGCGTACGGTCTCGCTCATTCCCAGTCCAGCACAAAGGTGGCAGTGAAAATGCTGAAGT CCACAGCCAGGAGGAGTGAGACCCAGGCCCTGATGTCCGAGCTGAAGATCATGAGTCACCTGGGACCTCACCTCAACATTGTGAACCTGCTAGGAGCTTGCACTAAAAATG GGCCTCTGTACCTGGTGACCGAGTACTGTCGCTATGGCGACCTGGTGGACTACCTTCACAGGAACAAGCACACGTTCTTGCAGTACTACGCTGAAAAGAACCAAGATGACGGCTGCCTCATCTCGGGAGGAAGCACACCGCTTAGCCAGAGGAAAGG CTATGTGTCTTCCGGAAGTGAGAGCGATGGAGGCTACATGGACATGAGTAAAGATGAGCCCTCGATCTACATGCCCATGCAGGAGCAGATAGATACCATCAAGTACGCAGACATCCAGCCTTCTCCATACGAGTCTCCCTACCAGCAAGACATTTACCAGGAACAAG GTGACAGCAGATTGGACCTGGCCATCAGTGACGCTTCCATCCTCACCTACGACGATCTTTTGAGCTTCAGCTACCAAGTGGCGAAGGGGATGGAGTTCCTCGCCTCCAAGAAT tgtgtccatCGTGACCTCGCCGCCAGGAACGTCTTGATCTGTGAGGGCAAACTGGTGAAGATCTGTGACTTCGGCCTGGCCAGAGACATCATGCATGACTCCAACTACATCTCTAAAGGCAGC ACCTTCCTGCCCCTGAAGTGGATGGCACCAGAAAGTATTTTCCATAATTTGTACACAACCCTGAGCGATGTGTGGTCGTATGGCATACTTCTTTGGGAGATCTTCACACTGG GAGGAACCCCCTACCCTGATCTGCCCATGAATGAGTTATTCTACAGCGCTCTGAAGAGAGGCTACCGAATGACCAAACCCGCCCACGCCTCTGATGAAGT cTATGATATAATGAGGAAGTGCTGGGATGAGAAGTTTGAGACGAggcctgagttctcctttctgGTGCACAGTATGGGGAATATGCTGGCAGACGGCTATAAAAAG AGATACAACCAAGTCAACGACAACTTCATGAAGAGCGACCACCCGGCTGTCGCCCGCACCAAGCCCCGGCTCTCCTCACCCTTTCCCATCGCCAATCCATCATTTGGCTCCCCCGCTTCCCCCGccaccctctccttccccccGGACCCCTACAACCAGACCCTGAGCCCGGGAAACTTTAGACAGGAGGCCGACACGCAGGACGTCATAACCTCATACAACGAGTACATCATTCCAATCCCAGACCCGAAGCCGGAGGAAGCTTTCACTGACGTGCCATCGGAGAGCCCTGCCAG CTCTGaggctctggaggaggagagcgactCCGTGTCTCAGGACACGGCGGACACCCTGCCAGAGGAGGACCGGCTGGAGGAGACCAGCGAGAGAGACGCTCTGCTGGGCTCATCCGGGACGCCTGAGGTAGAGGACAGCTTCCTGTAG